From Solanum lycopersicum chromosome 4, SLM_r2.1:
CTAATCTCCAAAAGCACTTCTCATACTACGGAACTTGTGTTAAAGTGAGGACGTTTGGAGGCGTTTTCAGATGTTCCATTGCTTTAAGCTTATGCTAAGAACTTTCCAGAATCAGCACCTGCATTTGGAACTACAATTAGTTTTCCGTTTTCTCGTGTCTGTGTCTCAAGGGTTACTGATTAATCTTATGTTACAACTTTATTCATTAGTTGGAGAATTACTAACTTTCATTCTCCTGATTAACAATTGTATTTATTTGCCTATACTCTGATAGTTGCGAATTGTTAGTTCCCTCAAGCTGAATTGAGGCCTTTTGTCCTGTCTTCATTTTTGTAGAGGTGTCATCATAGGAATCAATGATCTTGCATAAGTTCCTCATATTGGATTTAGGTGTCTTGGCCTTGCAATTTGGTGCTACAGTTTTTTGTCATTATCTGTTCTTTTATATGTGCGTATGGATAAATCTTAGCAATCATCCTCCAACATGCAACTGATTCAGAAATTATTCTTCTTTCAGGGACATAAAACCTGATAACTTTATACTAGATAGAAATGGCCATTTaaagctttcagattttggtTTATGTAAACCCCTGGAAAATAAATACTCATCAATATTATTGGAAGATGAAGACCTTACGAATGCGGAGTCTATTAATGGGACTGAAGGGCATTCTGGTGGTGATAGAGCTTCATGGCCAATGCCAAAAGAACAAATACAGCAGTGGAAACGCAACCGTCGTGCCTTGGTATTCACGAACTCACACTCTAGTGCTGCACTTCCGTATTTTCAAGTTATAATTGAGTCAGCTTGCAAAAATAATGTTCTTTATTCTTGTTACTTTCTAATTGATCAATCCATGGTCAGTCCTTAATTCAATTGACCTATGTGTGAAATATTTTCTGTAGGCATATTCTACCGTTGGAACTCTTGATTACATGGCACCGGAGGTTTTGTTGAAAAAAGGATATGGAATTGAATGTGATTGGTGGTCATTGGGGGCAATCCTGTATGAGATGCTTGTTGGGTATCCTCCCTTCTGTTCCGAGCATCCAAGAATGACAGCACGCAAGGTATTTTAACTCTTCTGTTTGTTGTTAGGATGAAAATAAGGGACAGTCGGTGCCTCTAAATTGATATCCAAAGTCCAAATCGTATTCAGGTAGAACTTTGTAAACCAAGATTCTAAAAGAAATTCTTTTTCAGTGCAATGGAAAATTATTGGGATTGAAATGGTTGTTTTTGTAGACTTTGTTGTTTTCAGAAGGAATGTTTCTAAAATTGTGCTTCAGCATCTtgttaagataaaaaaaatatacgcaTTTTTCGGGTTATAtcatttgtttttgttgtatcAGATAATCAGTTGGAGAACATGCTTGAAATTCCCAGACGAACCAAAAGTATCAAATGAGGCTAAGGATCTGATCTGTCGTTTATTGTGCGATGTCGAATCAAGATTAGGAACCGCAGGAGTGGAAGAAATAAAGGTAAATATCTACTAATGAAGTAGTGCCCGTGCAGAAACTATCTGCAGAATATGCTCCTTAATTCTAGAATATTTGTTTCGATTAATAGAATGCGTACAGTGCTCATTTATCATTGATGAAATTACTGTACTATGTGTGCAAAGATCTATTGTGAGTTTGGTGAGTGGTTATGCTGCCTCCATGTTTGAGTCTTCATACTAATATTTGTCACTGGATTTTCAGGCTCATCCTTGGTTCAAAGGAGTCAACTGGGACATGCTTTATGAAATGGAGGCTGCCTATAAACCTATTGTTACTGGAGAGTTAGATACTCAAAATTTTGAGAAGTTCCCTGAGGTGAGTACTTTTTTAGACCGAACCCCAGATGTATTCATTTGACTTTTTTAGAAAACGTCTAGAGTAGTAGTCATTAAGATCACTCCAATTTCGTGACATTGTGGACTGCTCGACACCAACTATTTACCCTCATGATCCACGAAGCCATATATAAGCTGGATATTTTCTTCATATCCATATCTTTCACCTTTGGAGGGTCTCTATTTTCTCTTCCTTTACAACAAATCATGGACTAACACCCCACCTCTCTTTCAGTAGTAACTTCAGTATGTCAATTTGACATCATTTGTGAACTAGGTTCTTAGAATTTTGGGCATTTCTGTGTATCATTGGATATCGGTGGATTCTTTTCGGCTTCTTATCAAATCATGCATTTTCATTCCAACTCAGTTCACCATTTAATCTTGGCATTCCACTAtagtaaaattttcaattttctgcATCTCAGTTTTTCCATGTGTTACTTTATTAAGATGCTTCTCTTGTTTCTGAAAACCATGCTTGCTTTGTTCTTTGACTGTGCTAATTTTTCACTTTATATTTTAGGTAGAACATCCTTCATCAGCAACACCAAGAGTCGGACCCTGGCGAAAGGTAACGAACCAAACCAAtctcagaaaaaaaaaacattccaCCAGTTCGGCGAGAATATTAAACAAATGCTGTAAACATGATTGAAGTAATGATGCAATATATAAGAaatgatttgtatttattttgatttgttccATCATGTAGATGCTGACATCAAAAGATTCCAATTTTATTGGATTTACTTTCAAGAAATCAGATATCCTCAAATCAGCTGAAACTTCAGGTGTGCTGCTGCTGCTTTAAATCTACAATTTTTTGCACCATCTTTCTGCTGTACGGAAGGGGTCTGAAGTTATTTTGTGTATGATCAAAATACTGCACGCGTTGGTGCAATATTTTCTCCACACTTTGAATTCTTGCTAGTTTGGGCAAAACATTTGAGTATTTATTTGCTAGGACATGAGGCATTATTGTGGATCTGTTGGAAAAGGGTATCCTGAAGAGAAGGATGCATGAGATCATAGAAAAATGAACATCCCTTTCTGTTGCtcattgttatattatatatctGCCTCTAAATTCAACCACATGTCTTATTTGTGCAGGCATAGATATGAGTTCAAATGGACATTCAAAGCCTCCCTCATTAGTGTCCTTATTCGGTATGGTAACTTTTCTTGCACTGTACATGTTTCATGATTTTCACAACGTTAGATTAGATTTGAACCACGAAAAGAATGCTGTTATTAGTTTTTCTAAATCTTTGATCTAGATAGTTATCGATTTTTTAACAAACACGAGTCCAAGGACTGATTTGAGGAATATCTCCGTAGATGCACCATCATATCTTTGCTTTAGGTAGATCATGATGCTTCCATTTCTCCCAGATCAGTTCATACGGCTTTCTCATCGTGTACCTTGACTACTTGTACTAAGCATCTCAAACAAGTTcccttttttcttgttttggtgcTTATGTGTGTGTAACCAAATGGCAGAAAAACACATCTTCGTTAAGAACATCTTTGTAGAAAATGACTTTCCTCGTACCAGACACACCCATTGATGATTTTGCGTTATTTATTGCAGGCCGAATAGACTTGCAAGATACAATAGAAGAGGACCAGAAAGAAGAACAACAGATTCTATGAATCGAATTGcttgttcattttgacaaaGTTAACGGCAAATTTCTTTTGTACAAAAAGAGAACAAAATTCTAAGCTTTGAGTTCTGCATAATTTTGAGTTTTTCCCTTTTCCACTTTTGGTCTTATCCCCCCATCTGATTAATGTAACAATAATTCTTAATGTACATACACTATAACATattcaatctttttttcttctaattttctatcatacattatattaaaatattgaattatcaGTCTTACTAACTATAATTATCTTTTCAAGAGcctgtttgtttgtttttttagtcTATACACCTGGAAAAAAATTTAAGcgttaaaagtaaaatttatcaGTAAGCATTAACATGCTCAAATAGAAATTGATAATATAGCGGTTCGTTAGTTTATTCGGTAAGATAAATCGACAcaaagtttattattttaagcaaataaaaatgaatcaaattctttttctttataaaaaagtTGTAAATCCTATtcttaaaaagtcaaaaaagagggaaaaatatcaaagtcaaaaaggagggaaaaaaatatCTAATGTTATGAAATAGATGATATTTATGGAGCCATTCAACAAACAACAgctgatattattttattcttaagaTAGAAATATCCTTTTCATTCCTTTCACATCTTGCCTGACATAGACTCATTGTATCGtaaattcataataatacaattcTAACTTTTTTCTATATCTATCGCGTTATCTAGAAATTTaacagaaataaataaaataagtttaagtgTTGTTGACTTAATTGTCTCTCTATctccataaaataaaaataatgtatgcgtacatttatttttattattgttgttgctgacttaattataaatttattaatatcaacCTACACTTTAAAGAGTTGCTAAATTAATATCAAGCCttgtgttttttaaaattaaaatatttgaggTAGGGTGGGTCCaaagagagaaaataaagaagaaacaaatCTTGGTGAGATTACAAAGTGAAGttacaataattattatataaataatttagtcTGTGTAATTGTCTTTTATAAGTagctttaattaattaattattaattatatcaatACTTTTCTTAATTTAAGCATCTAAAGTGGATCGCGATTTTACTAAACGATCAAagactattttaatatatgtataattcttGACATATAAAGTTACATAATCAATAATTTTGATTCAAACAACATGTGTGTATATTTCTATTTCCCCAAACTTCATATATATAGCTATTCtaagtatattattatatattaaaaagtttaatatatactggtaatttataattttaatttcatatttaaatatgaGGTCTACCGGTAGCTATAAGGTAAGGAAAAGGACTGTTTAAGCAGTTATATTCACTAAAGGCtaaataaatgttgttgttttttggta
This genomic window contains:
- the LOC101253582 gene encoding uncharacterized protein translates to MEMEGVADGTVKLGALPMKPDRVFNNLEPEFTVSSPVTRQKAAAAKQFIENHYKNYLQGLQDRKERRWALQRKAQEAQVPSDEQEKMLRNLEKRETEYMRLQRHKVGIDDFEQLTVIGKGAFGEVRLCRFKSTGEIFAMKKLKKSDMLSRGQVEHVRSERNLLVEVDSRCIVKLFYSFQDSDFLYLIMEYLPGGDIMTLLMREDVLSEDVARFYIAESILAIQSIHQHHYVHRDIKPDNFILDRNGHLKLSDFGLCKPLENKYSSILLEDEDLTNAESINGTEGHSGGDRASWPMPKEQIQQWKRNRRALAYSTVGTLDYMAPEVLLKKGYGIECDWWSLGAILYEMLVGYPPFCSEHPRMTARKIISWRTCLKFPDEPKVSNEAKDLICRLLCDVESRLGTAGVEEIKAHPWFKGVNWDMLYEMEAAYKPIVTGELDTQNFEKFPEVEHPSSATPRVGPWRKMLTSKDSNFIGFTFKKSDILKSAETSGIDMSSNGHSKPPSLVSLFGRIDLQDTIEEDQKEEQQIL